From uncultured Desulfovibrio sp.:
GCATAGCGGGCAAGATCGACACCGTGACGGCTCCGGCGCTGGACAGGGATTTGCAAGAAGACTGCGGCGCTGCGGACGAGCTGGTGCTTGATTTCAGCGAGGTGGACTATATTTCAAGCGCAGGCCTGCGCATTTTGCTGCGCCTGCACAAGCGCATGGTTCAGCGCAAGGGCATGCGCATCATCCACGCCAATGAAACCGTGAGAGAAGTGTTCAGCATCACAGGTTTTGTGGATCTGTTTACCATAGAATAGCCGCACACCCGCAAGCCCGCGCCGCCAGGTTCGGGCTTTCCTTATGCTGAGCGGGCAAGCCCGCAAAGGCGGGCCGCCATGCACAAATTATTTCACAAATGGCTTTTTATCTGCATCTTTCCTGCCTTTTGCCTCACACTTGCCGCATCCTACCTGTTGCAGACCCGGCAGGCCGAAGAAAACGCCCGCCATATGCTTTCCAGCAACCTGGACGATGGGGAAAAATATCTGCGCATGGTCATCACCAATGCCGCCTACATCCGCGAAATTTCGGATGCTGGCGCGCTGACCAAGGCGCGGGCCTTTGCGGCCATAATCACGCAAAACCCAAACATCCTTAACGTCCCAACCATCTTACACTTTTTGCGCAAACTGCTGGATGTGGAAGAGCTGAACGTTGCGGACGACCGGGGCGTGATCATAGCCTCCACGGGCCCCTTTGCGGGCTACGACATGGCGTCCTCGCCGCAGTCTGCGGCATTTTTGCCAGCCCTGCGCGATCTGGATTTTGCCCTTGTGCAGGATATTGAAGAGCGCGGCGCAGACCACGAACCCTTTCAGTATGCTGGCGTGGCCCGCCGCGACTGCACGGGCATTGTGCAGATCGGCTATTCACCCAAGCGACTGACAGCCGCCCTGCGCTCCGCTGCGGTGGATCAAATCGCACCGCGCTACCATATTGGCTCCAACGGTTTTATGGCCATCGCCATTTACGGAGCCGTCATCAGCACGGGCAACGAGACCGCTGTTCCCCTTGGGGCGAATGTGGATGCCCTCGGCCTCATACAGCCTGACGGCAAGGGGCTGGTTTCCATTCTCGGCAAGCAGTACATCTGCCAGGACATCGAGGTGGAGGGCTACACCCTCTTTGCCCTGCTGCCCCGCAGCGAGGTGTTTTTTTCGCGCGACAGCATGCTCCTGTACATCGCGGCCTGCAATATGGCGCTGTTTGCCGTGATTTTCTGGATGGTGTCGCATCTGGTCAAACGGCTGGTTATCAACGATGTATACCGCGTCAACGAAGACCTGCAAAAAATCACGTCCGGCAATCTGGATGTGGTGCTCAACGAGCGCACCACGCCGGAATTCGGGCTGCTCTCGGACGGCATCAACAAGACCGTGCAGAGCCTCAAGGCGGCCATCAGCGCCGCAGCGGGCCGCATAGACGCAGAGCTGGAATTTGCCCGCGCCATCCAGTGCTCCTCGCTGCCAAGTGTTTTCCCCGCCTATCCAGAGCGGGAAGACTTTGACATTTTTGCCGTCATGCGTGCCGCCAAGGTGGTGGGCGGCGATTTTTACGACTTCTATCTGCGGGATAAAAACCAGCTGGTGATTGTGGTGGCCGATGTGGCGGACAAGGGCATCGGCGCGGCCCTGTTTATGATGACGGCCAAGACCCTCATCAAGAGCCTTGCGGAATCGGGCCTTTCCCCGGCAGAGATTTTCACGCAGGCCAACAAACGCATCACGGCGCACAATGATCAGGATATCTTTCTCACGGCCTTTCTGGCTGTGCTCGACCTCACCACCGGGCGGCTGATCTGCGCCAATGCCGGGCATGAGCATCCGCTGGTATTCAAACACGCCGAAGGCCGCTACGCATGGCTTGAAGCAGGCCATGGCCTGCCGCTGGGGGCAATGCCCAATTCCCGGTACAAGGAGCAGACCTTCCAGATTGCCCCCGGCGACCGTCTGCTGCTCTATACTGATGGCGTCAGCGAGGCGGAAAACAGCCGGGGCGAACGTCTTGGCCTCAGCGGCATAGAAAGCGCCGTGATGGGTACCGAGCGTATGGATGCGGAGCAGACCGTGCAGGCCCTGCTGCGTCGGGTGGACGACTTTGCCGCTGGCGTGGAGCAGGCGGACGACATCACCATTCTGGCGCTGGAATTTACTGGTCTGGCTTGGGATGAACTGCTCATAACGGCGGATGACGCTCATCTGGAAACTCTGCTGGCCTTTCTGGAAGAAAAGCTCAAGGTCGCCCAGTGCCCTGCCGCCACCCTGCCAATGCTGCTGGTTACTGCGGAAGAAGTCTTTGCCAACATTGCCCACTATGCCTATGCCCCTGATCAGGGAACAGTGCTGGTGCGCTGTCGGGCG
This genomic window contains:
- a CDS encoding STAS domain-containing protein, whose product is MQVCKKLADGVLHVSIAGKIDTVTAPALDRDLQEDCGAADELVLDFSEVDYISSAGLRILLRLHKRMVQRKGMRIIHANETVREVFSITGFVDLFTIE
- a CDS encoding SpoIIE family protein phosphatase, whose translation is MHKLFHKWLFICIFPAFCLTLAASYLLQTRQAEENARHMLSSNLDDGEKYLRMVITNAAYIREISDAGALTKARAFAAIITQNPNILNVPTILHFLRKLLDVEELNVADDRGVIIASTGPFAGYDMASSPQSAAFLPALRDLDFALVQDIEERGADHEPFQYAGVARRDCTGIVQIGYSPKRLTAALRSAAVDQIAPRYHIGSNGFMAIAIYGAVISTGNETAVPLGANVDALGLIQPDGKGLVSILGKQYICQDIEVEGYTLFALLPRSEVFFSRDSMLLYIAACNMALFAVIFWMVSHLVKRLVINDVYRVNEDLQKITSGNLDVVLNERTTPEFGLLSDGINKTVQSLKAAISAAAGRIDAELEFARAIQCSSLPSVFPAYPEREDFDIFAVMRAAKVVGGDFYDFYLRDKNQLVIVVADVADKGIGAALFMMTAKTLIKSLAESGLSPAEIFTQANKRITAHNDQDIFLTAFLAVLDLTTGRLICANAGHEHPLVFKHAEGRYAWLEAGHGLPLGAMPNSRYKEQTFQIAPGDRLLLYTDGVSEAENSRGERLGLSGIESAVMGTERMDAEQTVQALLRRVDDFAAGVEQADDITILALEFTGLAWDELLITADDAHLETLLAFLEEKLKVAQCPAATLPMLLVTAEEVFANIAHYAYAPDQGTVLVRCRARSGPFQAVMQFQDTGRPFNPLHQPDPDTSLPAEQRREGGLGIAMMRKIMSRMEYARTADGKNILTLWKQEDA